The Hymenobacter sp. 5317J-9 genome has a window encoding:
- a CDS encoding YceI family protein, with amino-acid sequence MSETATAAATKWALDPTHSEVQFKIKHLVISTVTGSFKSFQGTMQSPSDDNFENAQLEFSLDVDSIDTNQEQRDGHLKSEEFFDTAKYPTIKFVSTSFVKDGDAYKVTGNLTMKDVTKPVTLEAEYGGSAVDFYGNHKAGFEVSGKINRKDFGLTWGAVTEAGSIVLGDDVKLIANVQFAKQA; translated from the coding sequence ATGTCTGAAACCGCCACCGCCGCCGCTACCAAATGGGCCCTCGACCCCACGCACTCCGAAGTGCAGTTCAAAATCAAGCACCTCGTGATTTCCACCGTCACGGGCTCGTTCAAGTCGTTCCAGGGCACCATGCAGAGCCCCAGCGACGACAACTTTGAAAACGCCCAGCTGGAGTTTTCGCTCGACGTCGACAGCATCGATACCAACCAGGAGCAGCGCGACGGCCACCTCAAGAGCGAGGAGTTTTTCGACACCGCCAAGTACCCCACCATCAAGTTCGTGTCGACTTCGTTTGTGAAAGACGGCGACGCCTACAAAGTGACCGGCAACCTCACCATGAAAGACGTGACCAAGCCCGTGACCCTGGAAGCCGAATACGGCGGCTCGGCCGTCGATTTCTACGGCAACCACAAGGCCGGCTTCGAGGTGAGCGGCAAAATCAACCGCAAAGACTTTGGCCTCACCTGGGGCGCCGTGACAGAAGCCGGCTCCATCGTGCTGGGCGACGACGTGAAGCTGATTGCCAACGTGCAGTTTGCCAAGCAGGCCTAA
- a CDS encoding fatty acid desaturase: protein MAPAPTAFTVATATEPHRVRTRQIIKAHPEVKQLMTRNPTTFLIGLGCVLAQVALAWFLRDKAWYWTIPVAYLVGAFFSHTLFVVIHEAAHNLVFRRLWKNVATGILANFPSVFPTAISFKNFHIKHHVFQGVHELDADLPDWYEAKLIHNYSIGKAIWLFFFPLFQVIRTARCREVATIDKYVAANIVAQVAFDAAVVYFFGWTALLYLFLSFWFSVGLHPLGARWIQEHYLTLSPEQETYSYYGRLNGINLNVGFHNEHHDMPSIPWNNLPKIKALAPSSTSRCWPIPATPNCFSASCSTRKSASTRASRARSAAPPPSKTRACRTRNCCRRSNDCLRLRVGHHAGYARNAPQHKVRDGQRDLVGGAGA, encoded by the coding sequence ATGGCCCCAGCACCTACCGCCTTCACCGTGGCCACGGCCACCGAGCCGCACCGCGTGCGCACCCGCCAAATCATCAAGGCCCACCCCGAGGTGAAGCAGCTGATGACGCGCAACCCCACCACCTTCCTCATCGGGCTGGGCTGCGTGCTGGCCCAGGTGGCGCTGGCCTGGTTTCTGCGCGACAAGGCCTGGTACTGGACCATTCCGGTGGCTTACCTAGTGGGCGCGTTTTTCTCGCACACGCTGTTTGTGGTCATTCACGAAGCGGCGCACAACCTAGTGTTCAGGAGGCTGTGGAAGAACGTGGCCACCGGCATTCTGGCCAATTTTCCGTCGGTATTTCCCACGGCCATCAGCTTCAAGAATTTCCACATCAAGCACCACGTGTTTCAGGGCGTGCACGAGCTGGATGCCGACCTGCCCGACTGGTACGAGGCCAAGCTGATTCACAACTACAGCATCGGCAAGGCCATCTGGCTGTTTTTCTTTCCGTTGTTTCAGGTCATTCGCACGGCGCGCTGCCGCGAGGTGGCTACCATCGACAAGTACGTGGCGGCCAACATCGTGGCCCAGGTGGCCTTCGATGCGGCCGTTGTGTACTTCTTCGGCTGGACGGCGCTGCTCTACCTGTTCCTCAGCTTCTGGTTTTCCGTCGGCCTGCACCCGCTGGGCGCCCGCTGGATTCAGGAGCACTACCTCACCCTCAGCCCCGAGCAGGAAACCTACTCCTACTACGGCCGCCTCAACGGCATCAACCTCAACGTGGGCTTTCACAACGAGCACCACGACATGCCCAGCATTCCGTGGAATAACCTGCCCAAAATCAAGGCCCTGGCCCCGAGTTCTACGAGCCGCTGCTGGCCCATACCAGCTACACCAAACTGTTTTTCCGCTTCCTGTTCGACCAGGAAATCAGCCTCTACTCGCGCATCACGCGCAAGGAGCGCGGCACCGCCACCCTCAAAGACCAGAGCGTGCCGGACAAGGAATTGCTGTCGGCGTAGCAATGACTGTTTGCGCCTACGGGTTGGGCACCACGCAGGGTACGCCCGAAATGCTCCCCAGCACAAGGTGCGGGACGGACAGCGGGATTTGGTCGGTGGTGCAGGCGCGTAG
- the msrA gene encoding peptide-methionine (S)-S-oxide reductase MsrA, which produces MKNRVKSLISLSLLSFLFACGSQPAAEAQGQRPPRSTAGYAPANLTGLAVATFAGGCFWAQEEAFEEIKGVKQVVSGYAGGTKANPTYEEVADKTTGHTETVQIYYDPKVVSYQKLADIFFTASHDPTQLNRQGPDAGPEYRSAAFYRTPEEKKTLEATIARVNASKQYGSKIVTEVVPFQKFWPAEAYHQGYYRLHPENPYIEHVSAAKVEHVQKAFPQDLKNPL; this is translated from the coding sequence ATGAAAAACCGCGTGAAATCCCTGATTAGTCTGAGCTTGCTTTCGTTCCTGTTTGCCTGCGGCTCGCAGCCCGCCGCCGAAGCCCAGGGCCAACGCCCGCCGCGCTCTACGGCCGGCTATGCGCCCGCCAACCTCACGGGCCTGGCCGTGGCCACCTTTGCTGGCGGCTGTTTTTGGGCCCAGGAAGAGGCTTTTGAAGAGATAAAAGGCGTGAAGCAGGTGGTGAGCGGCTACGCCGGCGGCACCAAGGCCAACCCCACCTACGAGGAAGTGGCCGACAAAACCACCGGCCACACCGAAACCGTGCAGATTTACTACGACCCCAAGGTGGTGAGCTACCAGAAACTGGCCGACATTTTCTTCACCGCCTCGCACGACCCCACCCAGCTCAATCGCCAGGGCCCCGACGCCGGGCCGGAGTACCGCTCGGCCGCTTTCTACCGCACGCCCGAGGAGAAGAAAACCCTCGAAGCCACCATTGCCCGCGTCAACGCCTCGAAGCAGTACGGCAGCAAAATCGTGACCGAAGTGGTGCCCTTCCAGAAGTTCTGGCCCGCCGAGGCCTATCACCAGGGCTACTATCGCCTGCACCCCGAGAACCCCTACATCGAGCACGTGTCGGCGGCCAAGGTGGAGCACGTGCAGAAAGCTTTTCCGCAAGACCTGAAAAACCCGCTGTAG
- a CDS encoding PAS domain-containing protein, which translates to MPAPAVRPALDFELLFEMLPAPHAVLAPDGTVLGLNAAMTTLLGAEEGALVGQPLPTLCAAAQATGAVLAGEAAWAAALPVVRAGTPQVLVPALATASAHVPGDYWEATLQPVPLGNPRYLLVRLLNVTDRLRSQRAAEQEHEQFRFLAENLPQLVWATSPTGEPEFHNQRFIDYVGYDTALLDAPARAKLWSEIMHPDDLPGMYARWNEALGSGQPFEMEFRMRGTNGAYRWFLSHVMAQHDEAGQVRRWFGACTDVDARHRAQLQLEGQQRLMQRILDQLPLTISTMEGPELAFSFLSARARETMGARATVGRGVAESLPELATQGYLDLLNRVRESGQPHFGTEERTELLNPATGQLEERYHDYGYLPLRGETGSGVLAYGIDVTEKVLARQRSEALQAEAHAADQRLRRVTESLPFITFISDQEGQVLYLSPQWYAYTGTTADDDLASAWHACLHPDDRPRVQTAYAAALAAGTPWRYELRLRRHDGHYRWFVSQGVPEPVEDARAAGRSRQWFGSDLDIHDLHETQHRLELKDQQLSRILEQLPAYVATLEGPEHRYSFFNPSYADLVGHRARLGEPVAQLLPELAAQGLEAMLDHVYKTGETLIRPELPLRLHNPDGSHPEVYIDLTYIALRDEQGAVNSVLNFSKNVTVRVRARQQAERLAAEMSRRDEQVRAITASVPVFIFNFDAAGSITYTNPYFYEYTGLDPAGPPDDAWQVLHDDDRAAVAAVAQAAMARGEAWQATFRVRRRDGVLRWFQTKAQPYTDDAGQPAGFSAATVEIHELQHRTEELTRSRLEFAALADNIAQLAWMADPTGYIDWYNRQWYEYTGTDFESMQGWGWKLVHDPALVEGIAQRYQASIAAGEPWEDTFPLRRHDGEFRWFLSRARPIRDAATGAVVRWFGTNTDVTELRALQDRLIESEEELRIQAESIPQQVWTARPDGTVDFYNHRTAAYVGVSMEKNGAAHWLEFVHPDDRAPMQARWDQAIASQRYYEAEFRLRRYDGQYRWFLGQAQARRAPGGQVLKWYGTNTDVHQQRQLQEQVLASQSRFQQLLETLPQMAWTSRPDGAVSYYNQRWYDFTGGTFAELQDWGWERFIHPDDLPGTLRRWQHSLRTGESFEAEHRWRDQQGDYRWFLARAEAIRDKSGTIALWVGANTDVHEFKQVQQQLEEQNARLLRTNEDLDNFVYTASHDLKQPINNMAGIFEELTRTAYFRDPDAIKLISYFERALAQIFSTIDDLSAIVRGQRQQQEVPAEAVALAPLVAEVVNSLQDQVTQSGARFELDFDTCPTITFVRPNLQSLLFNLISNSLKYAAPGRPPVIRLSCTPDAVSGRPILTVQDNGLGIDMERYGAQLFQLFRRFHTHVEGTGMGLYLVNRIVQIHGGRLEVSSVVDEGTTFTMHL; encoded by the coding sequence ATGCCCGCCCCTGCCGTTCGGCCTGCCCTCGATTTTGAGCTGCTGTTTGAGATGCTGCCCGCGCCCCACGCGGTGCTGGCCCCCGACGGCACCGTGCTGGGCCTGAACGCGGCCATGACCACCCTGCTGGGCGCCGAAGAAGGAGCCTTGGTGGGACAGCCCCTGCCCACGCTGTGCGCGGCGGCCCAAGCCACCGGTGCCGTGCTGGCCGGTGAAGCCGCCTGGGCGGCCGCCCTGCCGGTGGTGCGGGCCGGCACTCCGCAGGTGCTGGTGCCGGCGCTGGCCACCGCCTCGGCGCACGTGCCCGGCGACTATTGGGAAGCCACCCTGCAGCCCGTGCCGCTGGGCAACCCGCGCTACCTGCTGGTGCGCCTGCTGAACGTGACCGACCGCCTGCGCAGCCAGCGCGCCGCCGAGCAGGAACACGAGCAGTTCCGCTTTCTGGCCGAAAACCTGCCGCAGCTGGTGTGGGCCACCTCGCCCACCGGCGAGCCGGAATTTCACAACCAGCGCTTCATCGACTACGTGGGGTACGACACCGCGCTCCTTGACGCACCCGCCCGCGCCAAGCTGTGGAGCGAAATCATGCACCCCGACGACCTGCCCGGCATGTACGCCCGCTGGAACGAAGCCCTGGGCTCGGGCCAGCCCTTCGAAATGGAGTTTCGTATGCGCGGGACCAACGGCGCCTACCGCTGGTTTTTGTCGCACGTGATGGCGCAGCACGACGAAGCCGGCCAGGTGCGCCGCTGGTTTGGGGCCTGCACCGACGTGGACGCCCGCCACCGCGCCCAGCTGCAGTTGGAGGGCCAGCAGCGCCTCATGCAGCGCATTCTGGACCAGCTGCCGCTCACCATCAGCACCATGGAAGGGCCCGAGCTGGCGTTCAGCTTTCTCTCGGCCCGAGCCCGCGAAACCATGGGCGCGCGCGCCACCGTGGGCCGCGGCGTGGCCGAAAGCCTGCCCGAGCTGGCTACTCAGGGCTACCTGGACCTGCTGAACCGGGTGCGCGAAAGCGGCCAGCCGCACTTTGGCACCGAAGAGCGCACCGAGCTGCTGAACCCCGCCACGGGCCAGCTCGAGGAGCGCTACCACGATTACGGCTACCTGCCCCTGCGCGGCGAAACCGGCAGCGGCGTGCTGGCCTACGGCATCGACGTGACCGAGAAGGTGCTGGCCCGCCAGCGCAGCGAAGCCCTGCAGGCCGAAGCCCACGCCGCCGACCAGCGCCTGCGCCGCGTGACCGAAAGCCTGCCCTTCATCACCTTCATCAGCGACCAGGAGGGGCAGGTGCTCTACCTCAGCCCGCAGTGGTATGCCTACACCGGCACCACCGCCGATGACGACCTGGCCAGCGCCTGGCACGCCTGCCTGCACCCCGACGACCGCCCCCGCGTGCAGACCGCCTACGCCGCCGCCCTGGCCGCGGGCACGCCCTGGCGCTACGAGCTGCGCCTGCGCCGGCACGACGGCCACTACCGCTGGTTTGTGAGCCAGGGTGTGCCCGAGCCCGTGGAAGACGCCCGGGCCGCCGGCCGCTCGCGCCAGTGGTTCGGCTCCGACCTCGACATCCACGACCTGCACGAGACCCAGCACCGCCTCGAGCTCAAGGACCAGCAGCTGAGCCGCATCCTGGAGCAGCTGCCCGCCTACGTGGCCACCCTGGAAGGCCCCGAGCACCGCTACTCGTTCTTCAACCCCAGCTACGCCGACCTGGTGGGCCACCGCGCCCGCCTGGGCGAGCCCGTGGCCCAGCTGCTGCCCGAGCTGGCTGCGCAGGGCCTCGAAGCCATGCTCGACCACGTGTACAAGACCGGCGAAACCCTCATTCGCCCCGAGCTGCCGCTACGCCTGCACAACCCGGACGGCTCCCACCCCGAGGTGTACATCGACCTCACCTACATTGCCTTGCGCGATGAGCAGGGGGCGGTAAACAGCGTGCTTAACTTCTCGAAAAACGTGACGGTGCGCGTGCGCGCCCGCCAGCAGGCCGAGCGCCTGGCCGCCGAAATGAGCCGGCGCGACGAGCAGGTGCGCGCCATCACGGCCTCGGTGCCGGTGTTCATTTTCAACTTCGACGCCGCGGGGTCCATCACCTACACCAACCCCTACTTCTACGAGTACACCGGCCTGGACCCCGCCGGCCCGCCCGATGACGCCTGGCAGGTGCTACACGACGACGACCGCGCCGCCGTGGCCGCCGTGGCCCAGGCCGCCATGGCCCGGGGCGAGGCCTGGCAGGCCACGTTCCGGGTGCGACGCCGCGACGGCGTGCTGCGCTGGTTTCAAACCAAAGCCCAGCCCTACACCGACGACGCCGGCCAGCCGGCCGGCTTCAGCGCGGCCACCGTGGAAATTCATGAGCTGCAACACCGCACCGAGGAGCTGACCCGCAGCCGCCTCGAGTTTGCGGCCCTGGCCGACAACATTGCCCAGTTGGCCTGGATGGCCGACCCCACCGGCTACATCGACTGGTACAACCGGCAGTGGTACGAGTACACGGGCACCGATTTCGAGTCCATGCAGGGCTGGGGGTGGAAGCTGGTGCACGACCCGGCCCTGGTGGAGGGCATTGCGCAGCGCTACCAGGCCAGCATAGCGGCCGGCGAGCCTTGGGAAGATACCTTCCCGCTGCGGCGGCACGACGGCGAGTTTCGCTGGTTTTTGAGTCGGGCGCGGCCCATCCGCGACGCGGCTACCGGCGCGGTGGTGCGCTGGTTTGGCACCAACACCGACGTGACCGAGCTGCGCGCGCTGCAAGACCGCCTCATCGAGAGCGAAGAGGAATTGCGCATTCAGGCCGAAAGCATTCCGCAGCAGGTGTGGACGGCCCGCCCCGACGGCACCGTGGATTTCTACAACCACCGCACCGCGGCCTACGTGGGCGTGTCGATGGAGAAAAACGGGGCCGCGCACTGGCTGGAGTTTGTGCACCCCGACGACCGCGCCCCCATGCAGGCGCGCTGGGACCAGGCCATCGCCTCGCAGCGCTACTACGAGGCCGAGTTCCGCCTGCGCCGCTACGACGGGCAGTACCGCTGGTTTCTCGGGCAGGCCCAGGCCCGCCGTGCGCCCGGCGGCCAGGTGCTGAAGTGGTACGGCACCAACACCGACGTGCACCAGCAGCGCCAGCTGCAGGAGCAGGTGCTGGCCAGCCAGTCGCGTTTCCAGCAGTTGCTCGAAACCCTGCCCCAGATGGCCTGGACCTCGCGCCCCGACGGCGCCGTGAGCTACTACAACCAGCGCTGGTACGACTTCACGGGCGGCACCTTTGCCGAGCTGCAGGACTGGGGCTGGGAGCGGTTCATTCACCCCGACGACCTGCCCGGCACGCTGCGCCGCTGGCAGCACAGCCTGCGCACCGGCGAGTCGTTTGAGGCGGAGCACCGCTGGCGCGACCAGCAGGGTGACTACCGCTGGTTTCTGGCCCGCGCCGAGGCCATTCGCGACAAGTCGGGCACCATTGCCCTGTGGGTGGGCGCCAACACCGATGTGCACGAGTTCAAGCAGGTGCAGCAGCAGCTGGAGGAGCAAAACGCCCGCCTGCTGCGCACCAACGAGGACCTCGACAACTTCGTGTACACGGCCTCGCACGACCTCAAGCAGCCCATCAACAACATGGCGGGCATCTTTGAGGAGCTCACGCGCACGGCCTACTTCCGCGACCCCGACGCCATCAAGCTCATCTCGTATTTTGAGCGGGCCCTGGCGCAGATTTTCAGCACCATCGACGACCTCAGCGCCATTGTGCGCGGGCAGCGCCAGCAGCAGGAAGTGCCCGCCGAAGCCGTGGCCCTGGCCCCGTTGGTGGCCGAAGTGGTGAACAGCCTGCAGGACCAGGTGACGCAGTCGGGCGCGCGCTTTGAGCTCGATTTCGACACCTGCCCCACCATCACCTTCGTGCGGCCCAACCTGCAAAGCTTGCTCTTCAACCTCATCAGCAACTCGCTGAAGTACGCCGCGCCCGGGCGCCCGCCCGTCATCCGCCTCAGCTGCACCCCCGACGCGGTGAGCGGCCGCCCCATCCTCACGGTGCAGGACAACGGCCTGGGCATCGACATGGAGCGCTACGGCGCGCAGCTGTTCCAGCTCTTCCGGCGTTTCCACACCCACGTGGAGGGCACCGGCATGGGGCTGTACCTGGTAAACCGCATCGTGCAAATCCACGGCGGGCGCTTGGAAGTGAGCAGCGTGGTGGACGAGGGCACTACGTTTACCATGCACTTGTAG
- a CDS encoding methionine aminotransferase — MSTPPPLPAVALPSKLPDVGVSIFTQMTLLAQETGAINLAQGFPDYDPPQELLEALARHARTPGHHQYAPMPGLPRLREAIAAQVARLQPDAPAPDPATEITLTAGATEALYAVLAAVVRPGDEVLVFEPAYDLYGPAIRLQGGVPRYVRLPAPHFRPDWDAVRRVVSARTRLVLVNTPHNPSGAVFSAEDWDALAKLLAGTNALVLSDEVYEHLVFDGTPHRSARQHPELRERSFVLSSFGKTYHATGWKVGYCIAPPALTTEVRRVHQFLTFAVNTPTQHALADALENDPTDAHARGLGAFYQQKRDQFRALLAEGGWELLPVPGGYFQLARYDALSPASDLAFAQYLAREKGVAVIPVSAFYHNGFDEGLIRFCFAKEATTLEAAAARLR; from the coding sequence ATGAGCACTCCCCCGCCCCTGCCCGCCGTCGCGCTGCCCTCCAAGCTTCCCGATGTGGGCGTCAGCATCTTCACCCAAATGACCTTGCTGGCCCAGGAAACCGGCGCCATCAACCTGGCGCAGGGCTTTCCCGACTACGACCCGCCGCAGGAACTGCTGGAAGCGCTGGCCCGCCACGCCCGCACGCCGGGCCACCACCAGTACGCGCCCATGCCCGGCCTGCCGCGGCTGCGCGAAGCCATAGCCGCCCAGGTGGCCCGCCTGCAGCCCGACGCCCCCGCGCCCGACCCGGCCACCGAAATCACCCTCACGGCCGGGGCCACCGAGGCGCTGTACGCGGTGCTGGCCGCCGTGGTGCGGCCCGGTGATGAGGTGCTGGTGTTCGAGCCGGCCTACGACCTGTACGGCCCGGCCATCCGGCTGCAGGGCGGGGTGCCGCGCTACGTGCGCCTGCCCGCCCCCCACTTCCGGCCCGACTGGGACGCCGTGCGCCGCGTGGTATCGGCCCGCACCCGGCTGGTGCTCGTGAACACACCCCATAACCCCAGCGGCGCCGTGTTTTCGGCCGAGGATTGGGATGCGCTGGCCAAGCTGCTGGCCGGCACCAACGCCCTCGTGCTCAGCGACGAGGTGTACGAGCACCTGGTGTTTGACGGCACGCCACACCGCAGCGCGCGCCAGCACCCGGAGCTGCGCGAGCGCAGCTTCGTGCTCTCGTCCTTCGGCAAAACCTACCACGCCACCGGCTGGAAGGTGGGCTACTGCATTGCCCCGCCGGCCCTCACCACCGAGGTACGCCGCGTGCACCAGTTCCTCACCTTTGCCGTGAACACGCCCACCCAGCACGCCCTGGCCGACGCCCTCGAAAACGACCCCACCGACGCCCACGCCCGCGGCCTGGGCGCCTTTTACCAGCAGAAGCGCGACCAGTTCCGGGCCCTGCTCGCCGAGGGCGGCTGGGAGCTGCTGCCCGTGCCCGGCGGCTACTTCCAGCTGGCTCGCTACGACGCCCTGTCGCCGGCCTCCGACCTGGCCTTCGCTCAGTACCTAGCCCGCGAAAAAGGCGTGGCCGTGATACCCGTGTCGGCGTTTTACCACAACGGTTTTGACGAGGGGCTGATTCGGTTTTGCTTTGCGAAAGAAGCCACTACGCTGGAAGCCGCGGCCGCCCGGCTGCGGTAG
- a CDS encoding amidohydrolase, which translates to MSDLTVSFLQTELHWQDAAANRASLDLALARLDGPTDLVVLPEMFTTGFSMEAATLAEPMDGPTVAWLRAHAARLDAVLTGSVIIEEDGAYYNRLLWVRPDGRLSYYNKRHLFTLAGEQHTYTPGRERLVEEWRGWRICPLVCYDLRFPVWSRNQPHEPYDLLLYVANWPAVRRTAWRTLLRARAIENVACALGVNRIGHDGLGHAYSGDSALLDAKGGYLVEAHDQAGSFTHTLKKAELDDFRTKFTALNDGDAFELRA; encoded by the coding sequence ATGTCCGACCTCACCGTCTCCTTCCTCCAAACCGAGCTGCACTGGCAGGACGCCGCCGCCAACCGCGCCAGCCTCGACCTGGCCCTGGCTCGCCTCGACGGCCCCACCGACCTCGTGGTGCTGCCCGAGATGTTCACCACCGGCTTCAGCATGGAAGCTGCCACGTTGGCCGAACCCATGGACGGGCCCACCGTGGCGTGGCTGCGCGCCCACGCCGCCCGGCTCGACGCCGTGCTCACGGGCAGCGTCATCATCGAGGAAGACGGCGCTTACTACAACCGCTTGCTCTGGGTGCGCCCCGACGGCCGCCTGAGCTACTACAACAAGCGCCACCTTTTCACGCTGGCCGGCGAGCAGCACACCTACACGCCCGGCCGCGAGCGGCTGGTGGAAGAATGGCGCGGCTGGCGCATCTGCCCGCTGGTGTGCTACGACCTGCGCTTCCCCGTGTGGAGCCGCAACCAGCCCCATGAGCCTTACGACCTACTGCTGTACGTGGCCAACTGGCCTGCCGTGCGCCGCACCGCCTGGCGCACCCTGCTGCGCGCCCGCGCCATCGAAAACGTGGCCTGCGCCCTGGGCGTCAACCGCATTGGCCACGACGGCCTGGGCCACGCCTACAGCGGCGACTCGGCCCTCCTCGACGCTAAAGGCGGCTACCTGGTGGAGGCCCACGACCAGGCCGGCTCCTTCACGCACACCCTGAAAAAGGCTGAGCTGGACGACTTCCGCACCAAGTTCACCGCGCTGAATGACGGTGATGCGTTTGAGTTGCGGGCATAG
- a CDS encoding T9SS type A sorting domain-containing protein, with protein sequence MLRSYAFLLALLAFSIGARAQSASRFGFEYRAAGKVVQGTDTLANAWAGGLNTPQFSTIDLNNDGQPDLYAFDHESSRSYTFLNVAAPGTTAGRRWLYAPQYESIFPDSLRGWVLLRDYDCDGRADLFTYVNGGNIAVLRNVLVNGQVQFQLASSQLRFSGNFTGTANLTVGGYNLPAIQDVNGDGKLDIMTYDFINAVYIEQYLNTSPGTCGSALTFRMNTDNWGSLRACGGCAEYMFNGQACFTANKTLHTGGHSLLLVDLDGDGDQDLLDGRDNCPELVRLLNQGTTAAPVLTQASISASFPSAAAPARVSVFPAGYSFDANFDGRPDLVVAPNMLNNQADLVSMRNNIQLFTNTAASGAPAFAKQTDAFLQNTMIDVSEGAAPAFGDIDGDGLTDLLVANHADRVNNVYRATIAYYHNSGTRARPVFQLVSNDYLGLSAQRLLAIKPFLVDLNRDGALDLVYSAWDRGTNVFTYILNTARPGQAAAYDPGTAVIFKPQGPATTTPPPNPAPTLGVLPYTMGDIPCFTDVDNDGFVDLLIGTNEVREPGMSLRYFRNRGRGPLDSAFVLVNNDFGRIRTAAGARPDNLAPSVADFDGDGLPDLLTADATGYLRLFSNYRAQVGIFLERTDVLYNSLTNSYEPTRLGLDPYSHYGLAAADVNGDGAPELLVGTQAGGLLSFGTRNRVLTATRAEAAAALALNVYPNPATATATVETATPTRLTLLDLTGRVVRTVDAAQRRHALNLSGLAAGVYLVRAVGTDGATAVQRLAVQ encoded by the coding sequence ATGCTTCGTTCTTACGCTTTTTTGCTGGCGCTGCTGGCGTTTTCCATCGGGGCGCGGGCCCAGTCGGCCAGTCGTTTCGGGTTTGAGTACCGGGCCGCGGGCAAGGTGGTGCAGGGCACCGACACGCTGGCCAATGCCTGGGCCGGCGGCCTCAATACCCCGCAGTTCAGCACCATCGACCTGAACAACGACGGCCAGCCCGACCTCTACGCCTTCGACCACGAGAGCAGCCGCAGCTACACCTTCCTGAACGTGGCTGCGCCCGGTACCACGGCCGGCCGCCGCTGGCTGTACGCACCGCAGTACGAGTCCATTTTTCCCGACAGCCTGCGCGGCTGGGTGCTGCTGCGCGACTATGACTGCGACGGCCGCGCCGACCTCTTCACCTACGTGAACGGCGGCAACATTGCCGTCCTACGCAATGTGCTGGTCAACGGGCAGGTGCAATTCCAGCTGGCCAGCTCCCAATTGCGGTTTTCGGGCAACTTCACCGGCACGGCCAACCTCACGGTGGGCGGCTACAACCTGCCGGCCATTCAGGACGTGAACGGCGACGGCAAGCTCGACATCATGACCTATGATTTCATTAACGCGGTTTACATCGAGCAGTACCTCAACACCAGCCCCGGCACCTGCGGCAGCGCCCTCACCTTCCGGATGAACACCGACAACTGGGGCAGCCTGCGCGCCTGCGGCGGCTGCGCCGAATACATGTTCAATGGCCAGGCCTGCTTCACGGCCAACAAAACGCTGCACACCGGCGGCCACAGCCTGCTGCTGGTGGACCTGGACGGCGACGGTGACCAGGACCTGCTCGACGGCCGCGACAATTGCCCCGAGCTGGTGCGCCTGCTCAACCAGGGCACCACGGCGGCGCCCGTGCTCACGCAGGCCAGCATCAGCGCCAGCTTTCCGTCGGCGGCGGCGCCGGCCCGGGTGTCGGTGTTTCCAGCCGGCTATTCTTTCGACGCCAACTTCGACGGCCGCCCCGACTTGGTGGTGGCCCCCAACATGCTGAACAATCAGGCCGACCTGGTGAGCATGCGCAACAACATCCAGCTCTTCACCAACACCGCCGCCAGCGGCGCCCCGGCCTTCGCCAAGCAAACCGACGCCTTCTTGCAAAACACGATGATAGACGTGAGCGAAGGCGCCGCGCCGGCCTTCGGCGACATCGACGGCGACGGTCTGACCGACCTGCTGGTGGCCAACCACGCCGACCGCGTGAACAACGTGTACCGCGCCACCATTGCCTACTACCACAACTCCGGCACGCGCGCCCGGCCGGTGTTCCAGCTGGTGAGCAACGACTATCTGGGCCTGAGCGCCCAGCGCTTGCTGGCCATCAAGCCCTTCCTTGTCGACTTGAACCGCGACGGCGCCCTCGACCTAGTGTACTCGGCTTGGGACCGGGGCACCAACGTGTTTACCTACATCCTGAACACGGCCCGCCCCGGCCAGGCGGCGGCCTACGACCCCGGCACGGCCGTCATATTCAAGCCGCAGGGCCCCGCCACCACCACGCCGCCGCCCAACCCCGCGCCCACGCTGGGCGTGCTGCCCTACACCATGGGCGACATCCCATGCTTCACCGATGTGGACAACGACGGCTTCGTCGACCTGCTCATCGGCACCAACGAGGTGCGCGAGCCGGGCATGTCGCTGCGCTACTTCCGCAACCGCGGGCGCGGGCCTTTGGACAGTGCTTTCGTGCTGGTGAACAATGACTTTGGCCGCATTCGTACCGCCGCCGGCGCGCGGCCCGACAACCTGGCGCCCAGCGTGGCCGACTTCGACGGCGACGGCCTCCCCGACCTGCTCACGGCTGATGCCACAGGCTACCTGCGGCTGTTCAGCAACTACCGCGCGCAGGTCGGTATCTTCCTGGAGCGCACCGATGTGCTGTATAACTCCCTTACCAACAGCTACGAGCCCACCCGCCTCGGCCTCGACCCGTATTCGCACTACGGCTTAGCTGCCGCCGATGTGAACGGCGACGGCGCCCCCGAGCTGCTGGTGGGCACCCAGGCCGGCGGCCTGCTGAGCTTCGGCACCCGCAACCGCGTGCTCACGGCCACCCGCGCCGAAGCCGCCGCCGCGTTGGCCCTGAACGTGTACCCCAACCCCGCCACGGCCACCGCCACCGTCGAAACCGCCACGCCCACCCGCCTCACCCTGCTTGACCTCACCGGCCGCGTGGTGCGCACCGTTGATGCTGCCCAGCGCCGCCACGCCCTCAACCTGAGCGGCCTGGCCGCCGGCGTGTACCTGGTGCGCGCCGTGGGCACCGATGGCGCTACCGCCGTGCAGCGCCTAGCCGTGCAGTAG